A segment of the Siphonobacter curvatus genome:
TATCAGCAAACGAAAAACCCCTTTTATCAGGAGCTGGCCCGAGCTAATCACGAAGCATACGCGAACGTCGATTACCTCTATAAAACTTTGGCGGAAACGTTGTCTTCATCGGCGTACATCCACGCGAAAACCGATGTCACCAGCACAACGGCTTCTTATCCAACGCACGAACTAGGCCGCCGCCTAAAAACCGTGGCGGACTTTATTCGATCCGGCGTTGATTCCAACGTCTACTACGTTTCCCACGGCAGTTTCGATACGCACGTGAACCAGCAGCCCAAACAGGAACAGTTGCTCAGACAATACGCCGAAGCACTCGATGTTTTTATGCAAGATCTGAAAGCCCAGCATAAACTGGACAAGGTGTTGGTACTGACGTTCAGTGAATTTGGTCGTCGGGTCAAACAGAACGCCTCCAATGGTACCGACCACGGCACGGCCAATTGTGTCTTTTTGGCGGGGGGTAATTTGGCCCTAGATCGACAGTATCAGGCCGTTCCCGATTTAAGCGATCTCGATCAGGGTGATTTGAAATATAAAGTCGATTTTCGTGATCTTTACGCTACCCTACTCGACCATTGGCTGGGAATTAATTCCGTATCCGTACTGGGCAAACCATTCCCGGGCCTGAAGCTCGCCTAGCAGCGAATGATACGTTATATGGACTAAAATACCCTCGTCTAACCGCTAAACCTTATTGTTTGCTTCAGGTTTTCTCAAAGAAAAAGCGTATATTCAGGATGCTAGTAACTCATTCGATTCAATGCTTCAGAAAACCCGGGGTTTAGTACTCAATTACCTGCGTTACCGCGAAACGTCCATCATCGTTAAAATTTATACGGAAGAGTTTGGTCTGCAGACGTACATCGAAAATGGCGTTCGGAGTAGTAAAGGCAAAAACAAAATTGCCCTTTTCCAACCCCTTACCCTGCTCGATCTAGTCGTGTACTTTAAAGAAAGTGCGGGCATTCAACGCATTTCGGAACTCAAGGTCAATCATCCGTACCAGAGTATTCCGTTCGATGTGACCAAGTCGACCATTGCGTTATTTATTACCGAGATTCTGGGCAAGACTCTGAAGGAAGAAAGTAGTAATCCATCCTTGTTTGGCTTTTTACGGGAAAGTCTCCTTTGGCTCGATCAGGCAACCACCGGGTATGAAAACTTCCACGTCTGGTTCCTGCTTCGGTTTAGTTTTTACCTGGGTTTTGAACCCCAATCCGCCCAGCAATTAAGTCAGGAGCTAACCGACGCCGGCTATCGGGTATACGATGAAGAAGCCCTCAGCCGTCTCGATGACCTTCGAACCGATCCCGACACTAAAGTAAGCCGATCCATACGGAATTATTTGCTGGAAATTTTGTTAAAATTCTACGAGCTGCACGTGGATGGCATGGGCGAAGTG
Coding sequences within it:
- a CDS encoding DUF1501 domain-containing protein, with translation MNRNEFIRRSALAAVGTWLIPDFVKAYERDQINTFRTNDKVLVIVQFSGGNDGLNTLIPFRNDIYYRERPKLAIPETKVLKLTDELALHPALEKLRSWYDQGYFRFLNNVGYPNPDRSHFRSMDIWHTASDASEYRQTGWIGRYLDAQCSGTCQPYQALEIDDQLSLSMKGERVKGLAVSDPKRLYQQTKNPFYQELARANHEAYANVDYLYKTLAETLSSSAYIHAKTDVTSTTASYPTHELGRRLKTVADFIRSGVDSNVYYVSHGSFDTHVNQQPKQEQLLRQYAEALDVFMQDLKAQHKLDKVLVLTFSEFGRRVKQNASNGTDHGTANCVFLAGGNLALDRQYQAVPDLSDLDQGDLKYKVDFRDLYATLLDHWLGINSVSVLGKPFPGLKLA
- the recO gene encoding DNA repair protein RecO, with the translated sequence MLQKTRGLVLNYLRYRETSIIVKIYTEEFGLQTYIENGVRSSKGKNKIALFQPLTLLDLVVYFKESAGIQRISELKVNHPYQSIPFDVTKSTIALFITEILGKTLKEESSNPSLFGFLRESLLWLDQATTGYENFHVWFLLRFSFYLGFEPQSAQQLSQELTDAGYRVYDEEALSRLDDLRTDPDTKVSRSIRNYLLEILLKFYELHVDGMGEVRSLEVLRTIFS